The nucleotide window AAGGGTCCCTTGGAAAGCAAGCCCGTATTGCTCGAGGAGCAGGTCCACCTTCCACTCCTCCATCTTCTCATAGTCCGCCTTTGTGTAGCGAGGGTAATGAAGGGGCATCTGAAATCCTCCTGAGCCTGAACCTGAAGGATGCATTATTTCTGCACTCTTATTGGAGTAATTAGAAACCACCTTCTTCATCACATGACCTCCTCCTAAGTCTGAGCCTGAGCCTGAAGGATGATGATCTCCTTCAATATTATTACTAGGGTTAAGGTTGCCCATCACCCTATTAAAGTATGAGTCGACCTTTGGGTACAATAAAACATGGCAAGCTGAATGAAGAAGCCAACTCAAAGCTGCAgccgtctctctctctctctctctctctctctctctctctctctcttttcttctgatctctctcaatctcaagcTAAAacgagagaaagagagagattcaAAGGAAGAGGAAATTATTAGGATATATAGTATCAATCAAGCAATTGATATTTGATCTGCAGCAAGTTTATAGTGGCTTAAGCCCGTATTTATAGGCCTTCAATATATAAAAACTGCCTAATATCACATTCCTTGGAGTGGTCCATACGATACGATAcgatatttcaatttaataataaaagggTTTGAAATTTAGTCGAGCGCTGCAAACCAAATAGTAGTGATCATAGTTATCATCATCACCAACAACatcaacatatataatatatatatatatatatatatatatagagagaggaATTAATAGGATACTCAACTTGTTTTGCGGAGTGGTTATTAGTCACTATTCTTATATAATGAAAATAGCAACAATGATTGAGTTGCGTATTAACACATCATCCATTTCCCAGCTTCgcattaattatatatcttcAATAATATGTCAAGTGACTTTCTTTCTACCTATGATTTCATGACCTCTTTAATTTTGCTAATTGAATTCTCGTACATGAATGACTCAACAccacaaaaactaaaaaggcTCTATCTAAGATTAAGATAAGGGCATCATTAATGggctgttttcttttttctttcatttttttaaaataaattttattaggTCGTATTCTAATGAGGTTGCTTGTGCCCGAATCAAAAGTTTATACTAATGATTTTGCAATCAATCTATGCCAAGTTTTGTTGCCTGAAATCGGTGTTGCGTGACACGTACTATGACTTGAGATGAAGATTATCCTACGGCCATGTTGATGTGTAATTACATAATTACATTATCAGAAGAAAACAGACACGACTGCTTAAGTATAACTCGATGAGTCAAGCGGCTAATAATCAACAAGCCTGAGAGAGAGATTCAACTTGTATACCACTTAAAACGTAGAGATATAGAGACCCAACAACATGTTACATATATTTATCATAgttattgaccaaaaaaaatatttatcatagtTACCATAAATGGATGCAGTAAATTAATACGCAGCACGTGCGAGCTTGGTTAGGGGAATGATGTCCAATTACTACTTCGATCTGGTTCAGCCAGCACCAGCACCAGCAGTAAGTATAATACTAATTAACTATGAATCAATCACTTCAGCTGTGATAAAAACAGTTTAATTAAGCTAATGTGGGATGCGACTGAGGACTTGGACGGTGGATGAAAAGCCAGCCAGCCAGCCGGGCCCAGCAGCAGAGCAGCTGCAGCCTGCATGTATGCAGATGCATCCTCCCCCTGCTctctgcttttgcttttggcgGCTCTTTCACATAATTAAAGTAGCCTAATTTCTCTCCTTCATTGTCAGTCATATTGTAGTTGACCTTGACCCCTACTACTAGtggttcaaattcaaatccaataTCCACGTATATCACTGCCTGCCTGTGATGTTCTTTTTGGTTTGCTGCCTCATGTTATAATCTATTCTAGGTAGCTAGCTAGAGGCTAGAGCTAACCAGGTCTTAACTCTCTTACCATAATGAAGTTGCTGGCCATGGCCCATGGGGTGCAATTTCTTCTTGGGAAATCTTGAGGCTGATATCCTTCTTTattattgaccaaaaaaagataTCCTTCTTTATTGTGTTTGTGTATTTACACACTGTGAATGCACCAACTGCTTTTAGGACCAGTAatttattacttatattactgaagaggaggaggaggaggaggagaggtcATCAGGAATCAATAGAGCAtcactttaattcctgattttgctGCTGGTTCCTAAAGCTTTGTTTGTTGCACTTTTCATTATAGATCACCTTTATCATCATGACATTCGACTTCAATATTGAATCACGCCAAAAGGATAACTTCATATCGAATTCCTATGCTTTTCTTAAcatgcacatatatatatagtccaaACTTTgacccaaaataaaatgaaatgccttttctttctttttctttttttttttcttttttttcaaattttcaaacccGGCCGTGTGTGTCGGCCCTTGTAGTTCTGGAATCTGGACAATTCATTGGGACATAGCCACATAGGTAGGTACGCTAGCTGCAGTCAACGAGTCAACAACTTTCCCATGCAAAATCCGAAAAGCAATGTCAGTTCTGTAATAGATGGCACATTGAAGTCCAATTTCGAATGAATGTAAATTAATGTCTTCGagctatatatattatatagctTTGCTCTCTCCCTTCCCTTATTAGATTCAAGTTTCTTCCGCATCAGATTTGCTGAGCTatgcaccaccaccaccaccttcttCTTTGGTTCTTGAACAACGCATGCACAGTGGCTAGCTATATTTCTCTCTGAAAGAGTAAGTGAGATTCATATACATGTACTTTGTTAGTTTGCCCCCATTAAGATGCATATGCATGCTTTTACctgctattttcttttttggtatgAAATATTTGTTGACATGCAGCATAGCTAGCTGAAAGCATATATACTATATCGAAGCAAGCAACTGATCATCCgtgatgagattgagaggtGTACTGATGAATGGCTGCAGCAGGAGACTTTTCATAGCTAATTCTGTGGCCTTGATGATCATCTGTTTCGGTTTTATTATGATGCTTATTGCTTTGTTCTTCGGTacgtatattatatatacaagtttcatttttttggcaaCAGCGAGGGCCGGCCATTTTTTGATCGTTTCCCTACACCCACCATAACTCTGTTTTGGAAGTTACTTTTTAGTTTCCAGATGAAATTGCATGCCCTCATTGCCATGGTGCTGGATCTAGAGTCTAGACTATACATATAATTATATCATTTTTGATCATTTGTTTATGGGAGTGTTAAGCTCATTCATATCATTTGATCTTCAAAGTACTTTCCTCATGTCATGACCGATTCCGTTCTAATGAAAACCACTTGGGAATCTGTTTCTCGAAATGCAGTGATTGATCACTTGGGAAGTAGTGTTGGGGAAGCAGTTGGCATTAATAATAACAGGCTGGTCTTTTCCAATGAAAGCCACACTGCAGGCCTTGGTCATCGGAAGCTGTTGCAGTCAACTGGTGGTAATACTAATATTTAAGCCTATGGCTACTCTACTCTCTTATTAATCTTTGACCTccgttttcttcaaatttgttttactatttttctaatttgccATGTATGTCAGTGTAACTCTCTCTTTAGCTACGTAGTACACTTTGACTTGATGAATAATTGTCTAGATTGCCTAGACAAGGTAAGACTGGATTATTATAATCAGAAAGCTAGAGCCTAGATATGAATTTTGCTTTGACATGATTGGGCCTTTAAATTTCTCAAGATCATTATAATCCATAATGATCATGTGCGCTGTGGTTGGTTGATTTTGGACCATCTGATTCTGATTCATTTCTGCCCCAACATTAATCTGTCAAGTCTGACTCCAGCACAATGCCAGGTGTTAGAATGTGATTGACTTGTGTCCAGAATTGCTATGGAAGCCTTTTATTACTAACCCTCTAGGTAAGGAGGTCTGGGCAATGCTTGATTGGGTTCAATTTTTAGGTGTAAGAGGACGTGGTTAACGTGTCTAGCCTCACATCAgtgtaatttaattaatttgggacAGTAATAATAATGTGCAGTAAGTTAGAAAACTTAACTAATGATGTGCATGCAGATGCAGATGATGATGGAGGAGGAGACATGAATCGTATTGGGGCAGCATGCTCAAAAGACGACATAGTGATATTGCAAGGCCAAACAGCCCCACTTCCCAATGGAATTCCAGCCTACACGGTTGAGATCCTGAACGCCTGCGTTCCGGGTTGCAGCATATCCAACATTCACGTCAGCTGTGGGTGGTTTAGCTCAGCCCGGCTG belongs to Prunus persica cultivar Lovell chromosome G4, Prunus_persica_NCBIv2, whole genome shotgun sequence and includes:
- the LOC109949013 gene encoding TPD1 protein homolog 1, which translates into the protein MRLRGVLMNGCSRRLFIANSVALMIICFGFIMMLIALFFVIDHLGSSVGEAVGINNNRLVFSNESHTAGLGHRKLLQSTGDADDDGGGDMNRIGAACSKDDIVILQGQTAPLPNGIPAYTVEILNACVPGCSISNIHVSCGWFSSARLVNPKVFRRKDFDDCLVNDGEALGPGETLSFQYANSFRYPLSVSSVVCC